The Castor canadensis chromosome X, mCasCan1.hap1v2, whole genome shotgun sequence genome includes a region encoding these proteins:
- the LOC141419677 gene encoding LOW QUALITY PROTEIN: heat shock transcription factor, Y-linked-like (The sequence of the model RefSeq protein was modified relative to this genomic sequence to represent the inferred CDS: inserted 1 base in 1 codon; deleted 2 bases in 1 codon), with protein MAQVSLEPPDGSPKDESTGSETPVTSSLCGHTSTEDSELRSIIEEKAFQALSQGSLIKRPRLTFCVSEPDDDNDFLSLTFPKKLWKIVHSDKFKSIWWDEDGTSIVINEELFKKEILERKAPFRIFETDIMKSFVRQLNLYGFSKMRKNFQRSASLADFLAKEKEVSTLNKLQFYRNPNFKRGCPQLLVRMKRRVGIKNTSPVTAPLVPDPHKKHLRARGNADNHNSGLADEASRESLFSTSTNLSVPLIKKPSSSHRIANTTNLRTSDFSPPSISAKPSEQSVTDQHPIFNQLTSFHRHTGQLYTQASAHIVNLNFVTTSSSKYYILPNLENMFSGLMMVPSTFPIRYPDLSTSEVPXSNQLTAGNPRYPVLTITDTSAASHSKSTDKYEDQTSSLQQQLPNNSLASE; from the exons ATGGCACAGGTATCTTTAGAACCTCCAGATGGTTCTCCCAAGGATGAGTCCACTGGTTCAGAGACCCCCGTCACATCTTCATTGTGTGGTCACACATCCACTGAGGACTCAGAATTAAGGTCTATTATTGAGGAAAAGGCTTTTCAGGCTCTGTCTCAGGGTTCCCTGATAAAAAGACCACGTCTCACTTTTTGTGTCTCTGAACCAGATGACGACAATGACTTTCTTTCCCTGACTTTTCCCAaaaaactttggaaaatagtACACAGTGACAAATTTAAGTCTATTTGGTGGGATGAAGATGGCACTTCTATAGTGATTAACGAGGAactctttaagaaagaaattttggaaaGAAAGGCTCCTTTCAGAATATTTGAAACTGACATTATGAAAAGTTTTGTTCGACAGCTTAATCTTTATGGATTTAGTAAAATGcggaaaaattttcaaagatctgCTTCTCTAGCCGACTTCCtggcaaaagaaaaggaagtctcTACCTTAAACAAG TTACAGTTCTATCGTAACCCAAATTTTAAACGAGGCTGTCCCCAGCTTTTAGTAAGAATGAAACGAAGAGTTGGGATTAAAAATACTTCTCCCGTAACTGCTCCATTAGTTCCAGATCCCCACAAGAAGCACCTAAGAGCAAGGGGAAATGCGGATAACCATAATTCTGGTTTAGCTGATGAAGCTAGTAGAGAAAGTTTATTTTCAACCTCTACAAATTTAAGTGTGCCTCTGATAAAGAAGCCTTCTTCCAGTCACAGAATTGCTAACACAACCAACCTAAGGACAAGTGATTTTTCTCCTCCATCAATTTCAGCTAAACCATCAGAACAAAGTGTCACAGATCAGCATCCAATTTTCAATCAGTTGACCTCTTTTCATAGGCAC ACTGGGCAGCTATATACTCAGGCAAGTGCCCACATTGTGAATTTGAATTTCGTTACAACTTCTTCTTCTAAATACTACATCCTACCTAACTTAGAGAACATGTTTTCTGGACTAATGATGGTGCCTTCTACTTTCCCAATTAGATATCCTGACCTATCAACCAGTGAGGTTC GATCTAACCAGCTAACAGCAGGCAACCCACGGTACCCAGTGCTCACAATAACTGATACATCTGCTGCCTCACATTCAAAGTCAACTGATAAATATGAAGATCAAACATCTTCGTTACAGCAACAGCTTCCTAACAACAGTCTAGCAAGCGAGTAG